Proteins encoded in a region of the Vitis riparia cultivar Riparia Gloire de Montpellier isolate 1030 chromosome 7, EGFV_Vit.rip_1.0, whole genome shotgun sequence genome:
- the LOC117917627 gene encoding cysteine protease ATG4-like isoform X1: MKGFCEKAVASKFSCKTKSDSSNSEPQSSDTKLSKVSLWSSVFASAFSVFETNSESSPSASEKKAIDNSRNNGWTTTVRRVVTGVSMRRIQERVLGTSKTGISSSTSDIWLLGLCYKISQEESSNHASSSNGLAEFEQDFSSRILMTYRKGFEAIGDSKLTSDVNWGCMLRSSQMLVAQALLLHRMGRSWRKTSHKPMDQDYIEILHHFGDSKASAFSIHNILQAGKAYGLAAGSWVGPYAMCRSWETLARSKREETDLEGQSLPMAIYIVSGDEDGERGGAPVVYIEEASRHCLEFSKGQVDWTPILLLVPLVLGLEKVNPRYIPSLAATFTFPQSLGILGGKPGASTYIVGVQDEKAFYLDPHEAQSVVDIRRENLEADTSSYHCNCSSIVRHICLDSIDPSLAIGFYCRDKDDFDDFCIRASKLADESNGAPLFTVAHIHSLPKPISCSDGMDDCSGFREDDSFDVVSKKGAEGYEHEDDWQLL, translated from the exons ATGAAGGGTTTTTGTGAGAAGGCTGttgcttcaaaattttcttgtaaaactAAATCTGATTCTTCCAATTCAGAGCCACAATCAAGCGACACTAAGTTGTCGAAGGTATCCTTGTGGTCAAGCGTTTTTGCCTCTGCTTTTTCAGTTTTTGAGACAAACAGTGAGTCATCACCATCAGCAAGTGAAAAGAAGGCCATTGATAATAGTAGAAACAATGGGTGGACAACCACTGTGAGGAGAGTTGTGACTGGTGTCTCAATGAGGAGAATTCAAGAGCGTGTGTTAGGGACAAGCAAGACTGGAATTTCTAGCTCAACTAGTGACATATGGCTTTTAGGTCTGTGCTACAAGATTTCACAGGAAGAGTCTTCTAACCATGCCTCTAGTAGCAATGGATTAGCTGAATTTGAACAAGATTTTTCTTCAAGGATTTTGATGACATATCGAAAAG GTTTTGAGGCTATTGGGGATTCAAAGTTAACTAGTGATGTGAATTGGGGTTGCATGCTTCGAAGTAGTCAGATGCTTGTTGCGCAG GCATTGCTTTTACATCGAATGGGAAGATCTTGGAGAAAAACATCACATAAG CCAATGGACCAAGATTATATTGAGATCCTGCACCATTTTGGTGATTCTAAGGCATCAGCTTTCTCAATCCACAATATTCTTCAAGCTGGAAAGGCTTATGGCCTTGCTGCTGGTTCATGGGTGGGTCCATATGCCATGTGTCGCTCATGGGAAACACTAGCACGCTCTAAGAGAGAGGAGACTGACCTTGAAGGCCAGTCATTACCTATGGCCATTTATATTGTTTCTGGTGATGAGGATGGAGAAAGAGGTGGTGCTCCTGTTGTTTATATCGAAGAAGCATCTAGACATTGTTTGGAGTTTTCAAAAGGCCAGGTTGACTGGACACCAATTCTTCTATTGGTTCCCTTGGTTCTTGGATTGGAAAAGGTCAATCCCAG GTATATTCCATCATTGGCAGCAACTTTCACCTTTCCCCAGAGCCTTGGCATCTTGGGCGGGAAACCTGGTGCTTCCACTTACATTGTTGGTGTGCAAGATGAAAAAGCATTTTACCTCGACCCGCATGAAGCCCAGTCG GTAGTCGATATTAGGAGAGAAAATCTAGAGGCTGATACATCATCATACCACTGCAA TTGCTCCAGTATCGTACGACACATATGCCTTGACTCGATTGATCCATCCTTGGCGATTGGGTTCTACTGCCGAGACAAAG atgattttgatgatttttgtaTCCGGGCTTCCAAGCTAGCAGATGAATCAAATGGAGCTCCACTATTTACTGTAGCACACATCCACAGTTTGCCAAAGCCAATCAGTTGCAGTGACGGAATGGATGATTGCAGTGGCTTTAGAGAGGATGATTCCTTTGATGTGGTGAGCAAGAAAGGTGCAGAAGGCTATGAACACGAGGATGACTGGCAActtctttga
- the LOC117918345 gene encoding 26S proteasome non-ATPase regulatory subunit 1 homolog A has translation MATKVSSAGGLLAMLNESHPMLKFHALSNLNAFVDYFWPEISTSVPIIESLYEDEEFDQRQRQLAALLVSKVFYYLGELNDSLSYALGAGPLFDVSEDSDYVHTLLAKAIDEYASLKSKAAESNNEALVDPRLEAIVERMLDKCIVDGRYQQAMGMAVECRRLDKLEEAITRSDNVHGTLSYCINISHSFVNRREYRHEVLRRLVKVYQKLPSPDYLSICQCLMFLDEPEGVASILEKLLRSENKDDALLAFQIAFDLVENEHQAFLLNVRDRLSNPRSQPSESVQPGNNDTDSTQNGNPGASEDVEMADGSHASNGSLHEMDPIEASYAERLTKIKGVLSGETLIQLTLQFLYSHNKSDLLILKTIKQSVEMRNSVCHSATIYANAIMHAGTTVDTFLRENLDWLSRATNWAKFSATAGLGVIHRGHLQQGRSLMAPYLPQSGAGGGGSPYSEGGALYALGLIHANHGEGIKQFLRDSLRSSNVEVIQHGACLGLGLAALGTADEDVYDDIKNVLYTDSAVAGEAAGISMGLLMVGTASEKASEMLAYAHETQHEKIIRGLALGIALTVYGREEEADTLIEQMTRDQDPILRYGGMYALALAYQGTANNKAIRQLLHFAVSDVSDDVRRTAVLALGFVLYSEPEQTPRIVSLLSESYNPHVRYGAALAVGISCAGTGLSEAISLLEPLTSDVVDFVRQGALIAMAMVMVQISESSDSRVGTFRRQLEKIILDKHEDTMSKMGAILASGILDAGGRNVTIRLLSKTKHDKVTAVVGLAVFSQFWYWYPLIYFVSLSFSPTAFIGLNYDLKVPRFEFLSHAKPSLFEYPRPTTVPTATSTVKLPTAVLSTSAKAKARAKKEAEQKGNAEKSAGAESSSTSQSSGRGKSSAEKDGDSMQVDSPSEKKAEPEASFEILTNPARVVPAQEKFIKFLEESRYVPVKLAPSGFVLLKDLRPTEPEVLSLTDTPSSTASPASGSATRQQAAASAMAVDEEPQPPQPFEYSS, from the exons ATGGCGACGAAGGTGAGCTCCGCCGGTGGCCTTTTAGCGATGCTGAACGAGAGCCATCCCATGCTCAAGTTTCACGCACTCTCCAATCTCAACGCTTTCGTTGACTATTTCTGGCCTGAGATCTCCACCAGCGTACCCATCAT AGAAAGTTTATATGAAGATGAAGAGTTTGATCAAAGACAAAGGCAACTTGCTGCATTGCTAGTTTCAAAG GTTTTCTATTACCTAGGCGAGCTCAATGACTCGTTGTCGTACGCACTAGGAGCTGGTCCCTTATTTGATGTTTCAGAGGATTCTGATTATGTACACACTCTTCTTG CTAAAGCTATAGATGAATATGCCAGTCTTAAGTCTAAGGCAGCAGAATCAAATAATGAAGCGCTGGTGGATCCTCGGTTGGAGGCAATTGTGGAGAGAATGTTGGATAA GTGTATTGTGGATGGAAGATACCAACAAGCTATGGGAATGGCAGTTGAATGCAGAAGATTGGATAAACTTGAGGAAGCAATCACTAGGAGTGATAATGTTCATGGAACTCTGTCATATTGCATTAACATCTCTCATTCCTTTGTTAATCGTAGAGAATATCGCCATGAG GTTCTTCGTCGTCTTGTTAAAGTGTATCAAAAGCTTCCATCTCCTGATTATTTGAGTATTTGCCAGTGTCTGATGTTCTTGGATGAACCTGAAGGTGTTGCAAGCATATTAGAAAAGCTCCTTCGTTCTGAAAATAAAGATGATGCTCTTCTGGCATTTCAAATAGCCTTTGATCTTGTAGAGAATGAGCACCAAGCTTTTCTCTTGAATGTGAGAGATCGCCTTTCTAATCCCAGGTCTCAACCTTCTGAATCAGTGCAGCCAGGAAACAATGATACTGATTCTACTCAAAATGGAAATCCTGGTGCCTCAGAGGATGTTgagatggcagatggatctcaTGCTTCTAATGGGAGTCTGCATGAAATGGATCCTATTGAAGCATCATATGCTGAGAGACTGACAAAAATCAAGGGAGTTTTGTCTGGAGAGACATTGATACAATTGACTCTACAGTTTTTATATAGTCATAACAA ATCGGATCTTCTAATTCTAAAGACAATAAAGCAATCTGTTGAGATGAGAAATAGTGTCTGCCACAGTGCAACAATTTATGCTAATGCAATTATGCATGCTGGGACAACAGTGGATACATTTCTCAGGGAGAATCTG GACTGGCTGAGCAGAGCCACAAATTGGGCTAAGTTCAGTGCAACAGCAGGGCTAGGTGTGATTCATAGAGGCCACCTGCAACAGGGAAGGTCACTGATGGCACCTTACTTGCCTCAGAGTGGGGCTGGTGGTGGTGGCAGTCCATACTCAGAAGGTGGAGCCCTCTATGCTCTTGGTCTGATTCATGCCAACCATGGAGAGGGAATCAAGCAATTCCTTCGTGATAGCTTGCGCAGTAGCAATGTTGAG GTTATACAGCATGGTGCATGCTTGGGTCTTGGTTTAGCTGCTCTTGGGACTGCTGATGAAGATGTCTATGACGATATAAAAAATGTGCTCTATACTGACAGTGCTGTTGCTGGTGAAGCAGCTGGCATCAGTATGGGTTTACTAATGGTTGGTACTGCAAGTGAGAAGGCAAGTGAGATGCTTGCTTATGCACATGAGACACAGCATGAGAAGATTATTAG GGGTTTAGCATTGGGAATAGCCCTTACGGTGTatggaagagaagaagaagctgaCACATTAATTGAGCAGATGACTAGGGATCAGGATCCTATACTACGTTATGGTGGTATGTATGCATTGGCCTTGGCCTACCAAGGAACAGCAAACAACAAGGCCATTCGCCAGCTGTTGCACTTTGCTGTATCAGATGTGAGTGATGATGTCAGAAGAACTGCTGTTCTAGCACTTGGGTTTGTCCTATACTCCGAACCAGAGCAG ACTCCTCGAATTGTCTCCTTGTTATCTGAGTCCTACAACCCACATGTTCGATATGGTGCTGCTCTTGCAGTAGGAATTTCCTGTGCTGGTACTGGCTTGAGCGAGGCAATATCTTTGCTAGAGCCTCTGACATCAgatgttgttgattttgttCGTCAAGGTGCCCTTATTGCAATGGCTATGGTTATGGTCCAGATCAGTGAAAGTAGTGATTCCCGTGTTGGAACTTTCAG GCGacaattggaaaaaataattcttgaCAAGCATGAAGACACCATGAGCAAGATGGGAGCAATTTTGGCCTCGGGAATCCTGGATGCTGGTGGAAGGAATGTGACCATAAGGTTGCTTTCTAAGACAAAACATGATAAAGTGACTGCGGTTGTTGGTCTTGCTGTTTTCAGCCAGTTCTGGTATTGGTATCCCCTTATCTATTTTGTTAGCCTGTCCTTCTCACCCACTGCTTTTATTGGACTGAATTATGACCTGAAAGTCCCAAGGTTTGAGTTCTTATCTCATGCAAAACCTTCACTGTTTGAGTACCCTCGACCAACCACCGTGCCCACTGCTACATCTACTGTGAAGCTCCCCACTGCAGTTTTATCAACATCAGCAAAGGCCAAAGCTAGGGCTAAAAAAGAAGCTGAACAGAAGGGTAATGCTGAAAAGTCAGCTGGGGCAGAGTCTTCATCTACCAGTCAAAGTTCTGGAAGAGGAAAATCCTCTGCTGAGAAGGATGGAGACTCTATGCAG GTTGATAGCCCTTCAGAGAAGAAGGCGGAGCCTGAGgcatcttttgaaattttgaccaACCCAGCGAGGGTGGTTCCTGCTCAGGAGAAGTTCATTAAATTTCTGGAAGAAAGCAGATATGTCCCAGTGAAGTTAGCTCCATCAGGGTTTGTTCTCCTGAAAGACTTGCGTCCTACTGAACCTGAGGTGCTGTCTCTCACAGACACGCCCTCATCTACAGCATCACCGGCGAGTGGATCAGCAACTAGACAGCAGGCTGCAGCATCAGCCATGGCAGTAGATGAGGAGCCCCAGCCACCTCAGCCTTTTGAATACTCATCATGA
- the LOC117917627 gene encoding cysteine protease ATG4-like isoform X3, whose protein sequence is MRRIQERVLGTSKTGISSSTSDIWLLGLCYKISQEESSNHASSSNGLAEFEQDFSSRILMTYRKGFEAIGDSKLTSDVNWGCMLRSSQMLVAQALLLHRMGRSWRKTSHKPMDQDYIEILHHFGDSKASAFSIHNILQAGKAYGLAAGSWVGPYAMCRSWETLARSKREETDLEGQSLPMAIYIVSGDEDGERGGAPVVYIEEASRHCLEFSKGQVDWTPILLLVPLVLGLEKVNPRYIPSLAATFTFPQSLGILGGKPGASTYIVGVQDEKAFYLDPHEAQSVVDIRRENLEADTSSYHCNCSSIVRHICLDSIDPSLAIGFYCRDKDDFDDFCIRASKLADESNGAPLFTVAHIHSLPKPISCSDGMDDCSGFREDDSFDVVSKKGAEGYEHEDDWQLL, encoded by the exons ATGAGGAGAATTCAAGAGCGTGTGTTAGGGACAAGCAAGACTGGAATTTCTAGCTCAACTAGTGACATATGGCTTTTAGGTCTGTGCTACAAGATTTCACAGGAAGAGTCTTCTAACCATGCCTCTAGTAGCAATGGATTAGCTGAATTTGAACAAGATTTTTCTTCAAGGATTTTGATGACATATCGAAAAG GTTTTGAGGCTATTGGGGATTCAAAGTTAACTAGTGATGTGAATTGGGGTTGCATGCTTCGAAGTAGTCAGATGCTTGTTGCGCAG GCATTGCTTTTACATCGAATGGGAAGATCTTGGAGAAAAACATCACATAAG CCAATGGACCAAGATTATATTGAGATCCTGCACCATTTTGGTGATTCTAAGGCATCAGCTTTCTCAATCCACAATATTCTTCAAGCTGGAAAGGCTTATGGCCTTGCTGCTGGTTCATGGGTGGGTCCATATGCCATGTGTCGCTCATGGGAAACACTAGCACGCTCTAAGAGAGAGGAGACTGACCTTGAAGGCCAGTCATTACCTATGGCCATTTATATTGTTTCTGGTGATGAGGATGGAGAAAGAGGTGGTGCTCCTGTTGTTTATATCGAAGAAGCATCTAGACATTGTTTGGAGTTTTCAAAAGGCCAGGTTGACTGGACACCAATTCTTCTATTGGTTCCCTTGGTTCTTGGATTGGAAAAGGTCAATCCCAG GTATATTCCATCATTGGCAGCAACTTTCACCTTTCCCCAGAGCCTTGGCATCTTGGGCGGGAAACCTGGTGCTTCCACTTACATTGTTGGTGTGCAAGATGAAAAAGCATTTTACCTCGACCCGCATGAAGCCCAGTCG GTAGTCGATATTAGGAGAGAAAATCTAGAGGCTGATACATCATCATACCACTGCAA TTGCTCCAGTATCGTACGACACATATGCCTTGACTCGATTGATCCATCCTTGGCGATTGGGTTCTACTGCCGAGACAAAG atgattttgatgatttttgtaTCCGGGCTTCCAAGCTAGCAGATGAATCAAATGGAGCTCCACTATTTACTGTAGCACACATCCACAGTTTGCCAAAGCCAATCAGTTGCAGTGACGGAATGGATGATTGCAGTGGCTTTAGAGAGGATGATTCCTTTGATGTGGTGAGCAAGAAAGGTGCAGAAGGCTATGAACACGAGGATGACTGGCAActtctttga
- the LOC117917627 gene encoding cysteine protease ATG4-like isoform X2: protein MKGFCEKAVASKFSCKTKSDSSNSEPQSSDTKLSKVSLWSSVFASAFSVFETNSESSPSASEKKAIDNSRNNGWTTTVRRVVTGVSMRRIQERVLGTSKTGISSSTSDIWLLGLCYKISQEESSNHASSSNGLAEFEQDFSSRILMTYRKGFEAIGDSKLTSDVNWGCMLRSSQMLVAQALLLHRMGRSWRKTSHKPMDQDYIEILHHFGDSKASAFSIHNILQAGKAYGLAAGSWVGPYAMCRSWETLARSKREETDLEGQSLPMAIYIVSGDEDGERGGAPVVYIEEASRHCLEFSKGQVDWTPILLLVPLVLGLEKVNPRYIPSLAATFTFPQSLGILGGKPGASTYIVGVQDEKAFYLDPHEAQSVVDIRRENLEADTSSYHCNIVRHICLDSIDPSLAIGFYCRDKDDFDDFCIRASKLADESNGAPLFTVAHIHSLPKPISCSDGMDDCSGFREDDSFDVVSKKGAEGYEHEDDWQLL, encoded by the exons ATGAAGGGTTTTTGTGAGAAGGCTGttgcttcaaaattttcttgtaaaactAAATCTGATTCTTCCAATTCAGAGCCACAATCAAGCGACACTAAGTTGTCGAAGGTATCCTTGTGGTCAAGCGTTTTTGCCTCTGCTTTTTCAGTTTTTGAGACAAACAGTGAGTCATCACCATCAGCAAGTGAAAAGAAGGCCATTGATAATAGTAGAAACAATGGGTGGACAACCACTGTGAGGAGAGTTGTGACTGGTGTCTCAATGAGGAGAATTCAAGAGCGTGTGTTAGGGACAAGCAAGACTGGAATTTCTAGCTCAACTAGTGACATATGGCTTTTAGGTCTGTGCTACAAGATTTCACAGGAAGAGTCTTCTAACCATGCCTCTAGTAGCAATGGATTAGCTGAATTTGAACAAGATTTTTCTTCAAGGATTTTGATGACATATCGAAAAG GTTTTGAGGCTATTGGGGATTCAAAGTTAACTAGTGATGTGAATTGGGGTTGCATGCTTCGAAGTAGTCAGATGCTTGTTGCGCAG GCATTGCTTTTACATCGAATGGGAAGATCTTGGAGAAAAACATCACATAAG CCAATGGACCAAGATTATATTGAGATCCTGCACCATTTTGGTGATTCTAAGGCATCAGCTTTCTCAATCCACAATATTCTTCAAGCTGGAAAGGCTTATGGCCTTGCTGCTGGTTCATGGGTGGGTCCATATGCCATGTGTCGCTCATGGGAAACACTAGCACGCTCTAAGAGAGAGGAGACTGACCTTGAAGGCCAGTCATTACCTATGGCCATTTATATTGTTTCTGGTGATGAGGATGGAGAAAGAGGTGGTGCTCCTGTTGTTTATATCGAAGAAGCATCTAGACATTGTTTGGAGTTTTCAAAAGGCCAGGTTGACTGGACACCAATTCTTCTATTGGTTCCCTTGGTTCTTGGATTGGAAAAGGTCAATCCCAG GTATATTCCATCATTGGCAGCAACTTTCACCTTTCCCCAGAGCCTTGGCATCTTGGGCGGGAAACCTGGTGCTTCCACTTACATTGTTGGTGTGCAAGATGAAAAAGCATTTTACCTCGACCCGCATGAAGCCCAGTCG GTAGTCGATATTAGGAGAGAAAATCTAGAGGCTGATACATCATCATACCACTGCAA TATCGTACGACACATATGCCTTGACTCGATTGATCCATCCTTGGCGATTGGGTTCTACTGCCGAGACAAAG atgattttgatgatttttgtaTCCGGGCTTCCAAGCTAGCAGATGAATCAAATGGAGCTCCACTATTTACTGTAGCACACATCCACAGTTTGCCAAAGCCAATCAGTTGCAGTGACGGAATGGATGATTGCAGTGGCTTTAGAGAGGATGATTCCTTTGATGTGGTGAGCAAGAAAGGTGCAGAAGGCTATGAACACGAGGATGACTGGCAActtctttga